The stretch of DNA GGTATTCGCTTTCGAGAATGCCTGTTCAATGATGTGTGGGTGCAGAATTCCCGCTGGATGGGCACCGACCTGGTGGACAGTAAGTGGCTTGACGCTGAAGTGGTGGCGAACGTCTTCGCAGGGGTGGAGCTATTCGGATCGGAACTGCGGCGCGTGGCGTTCCACCAGTGCAAGTTTGACTCGATCAATGGGCGCGGATCGAATATGGAAGATGTTCAGTTTGTTGATTGTCTACTGAAGGACGTCGACTTGTCAGGGGCGACGCTGAGTAATGTGGCCTTCACCGGTTCGAGGCTGAACGGAGTGCGGTTGGCCAAGGCTCAGATGGATCGGGTGGATCTGAGCGGAGCCACCGCCCTGGAGTTGACGGACGGTCATGGCGATCTGAAGGGAGCCACGATCAGCTGGAGTCAACTGGTCGATATCGCCCCCATGTTCGCCAACGCCCTCGGTGTCGCGGTGAAATGACCAGGGCTTGGGGTGCATCCTGCTCGGAGAGCCTGGGGAGTACCGAACGCCGCTTCTTCCTCGACTTCCTCGACGGAGATCCATCGGGAACGCCGGAGGACCTGGGTGCGCGGACCCGGGGGCGTGCGTGCGTGTCCGGCGTCAGAGTCCGCGTGCTCGACGGCCACCGCTCCTTCGCGCTCCCCAAGGGAGGCGGGAAGGGAGGCGGGACGCGGGAAGCCGGCCCGTCGATCGTCTCTGTCGCCCGCCGGCCGGGTACGCCGGCCCTGGCTTTACTCTGCGTACGTACACGCACCTCACGCCCCACACCGGCATACGAGGTCGGGCCACCATGGATGCTTGGTTCAGCGGGGAGGCGAACTCCCACAAACCCCCTTACGGTCGTGCGGGGCGCGTGAAAGGCGGGAAACATGCAGGTCATGATGGGTATGGAGCGGAACTCATGCGGTTGACGGTCTTCTGGGAGCGCATGACGGAGCACTTCGGCTCCGGGTACGCGGACTCGTTCTCACGCGATCATGTGATGGCGGAACTCGGTGGCCGGACCGTCCAGGAGGCACTGGACGCCGGTTGGGAGGCGAAGGACGTGTGGCGCGCCGTCTGTACCGCCATGGACGTGCCGCAGCGGCTGCGCTGATCGCCGCGTGTCCCGGCCCGTGGTGCTGGCGCGCCGTGCGGCGGGGATCACGAGACACGCGTACCCCCTGACGTGCTAAGGCCGGTGTTCGAAAGCCCGTCACGTGGGTGAGACTGACTCCGTGGCACCCAAAGACGAGATCGCTCAGGACGCAACCCCCTCCGGCACGAATCCGCCGACGCCGCATCCCCCGGAGGGGGCGGCGCGTAACGCCTTCATGCCACGCTGGCTGCCCCGAGCGATGGTGCTCGCCCTCCTGCTCGTGGCCTGTTTTCAGCTCGGCAGCTGGGCTTTCCACCAGCTCACCGGTCTGCTGATCAATGTATTGATCGCCTTCTTC from Streptomyces tsukubensis encodes:
- a CDS encoding pentapeptide repeat-containing protein — protein: MADLPYAAYLQAHAGELADKGDYDTLLFEGLDFSTAANGARFIECAFTGVAFGGIRFRECLFNDVWVQNSRWMGTDLVDSKWLDAEVVANVFAGVELFGSELRRVAFHQCKFDSINGRGSNMEDVQFVDCLLKDVDLSGATLSNVAFTGSRLNGVRLAKAQMDRVDLSGATALELTDGHGDLKGATISWSQLVDIAPMFANALGVAVK
- a CDS encoding DUF3046 domain-containing protein, which gives rise to MRLTVFWERMTEHFGSGYADSFSRDHVMAELGGRTVQEALDAGWEAKDVWRAVCTAMDVPQRLR